In one Bacteroidales bacterium genomic region, the following are encoded:
- a CDS encoding ABC transporter permease, protein MLKNFILTSLRSMLRHKGFSFINIAGLAIGLAACIIILLFIVDELSYDKFHKKADRIYRITVHGVFGSNEFNSTYTPAPLAKAMIDDFPEIENITRLMLRPQRSVRVNNDKTFIEDRFFYADSSFFEIFSFTLIAGDPTKVLSEPGNIVLTESTARRYFGDEDPIGKTIVEDNRFNYIVRGIVRDVPGNSHFKFNVLASFTTLPWYANPSWFNQSAQTYIQLKENASLTTISEKLNPFLYNQIGEQLRQFMGITLEEFAESGQSYGYDLQSIRDIHLRSKLDGEYEANGSITYVYLFALIALFILLIACINFMNLSTARSANRAKEVGVRKVLGSNRSHLIRQFLMEAFLYCTLAMIIAMLLIEISLPFFNQIAQKQLSLNIQHECYIILIIPGFIVITSLLAGSYPAFYLSAFHPLQVIKGQLVKGMTKSRFRSLLVLFQYSVSIVLLIATFIIFKQLQFIQNKNMGYEKENVIVVKRVNGLGQGMPVFKNNILQNPDIKNASYSIDLPGDDFSSNSMGVTGRPLDEVNIVMIMYADYDFIETLGMHMEEGYWFRRGYSSDSAAVVINKTAMRRLGINDFEKDRLIRHATPPDEHSVDRIIGVVEDFHFESLHRAIRPMALYLLPEGNWANRLSVRVQQNRVQETILYLEEQWIAMESGQPFEYSLLDSSLEKFYKNDEQTRIIYTIFSILALLVASLGLLGLAAFTTENRTKEIGIRKAHGASVGSIVMMLSKEFTRWVLLANIIAWPVAYLLMDNWLNNFAFRIAIPWWSFIMAGLLALLIAIITVSSIAFKAANANPVEALKYE, encoded by the coding sequence ATGCTCAAAAACTTCATCCTTACTTCTCTCCGCAGCATGCTTCGCCATAAGGGCTTCTCATTTATCAATATAGCAGGATTGGCTATTGGCCTGGCAGCCTGTATCATCATTTTGCTTTTTATTGTTGATGAACTTAGTTACGATAAATTTCATAAAAAAGCCGACCGGATTTACCGGATCACTGTTCATGGTGTTTTTGGCAGCAACGAATTCAATAGTACCTATACACCCGCACCATTGGCAAAAGCGATGATTGATGACTTTCCCGAAATCGAAAATATTACCAGACTAATGCTACGGCCACAGCGCTCAGTTCGGGTCAATAATGATAAAACCTTTATTGAAGACCGTTTTTTCTATGCAGATTCAAGTTTTTTCGAAATATTCAGTTTTACACTAATTGCCGGCGATCCCACAAAAGTATTATCAGAACCGGGCAACATTGTGCTTACCGAATCAACTGCCAGACGGTATTTCGGCGATGAAGACCCAATAGGAAAAACAATTGTTGAGGACAACAGGTTTAATTACATTGTAAGAGGTATTGTCAGGGATGTACCCGGGAACTCACATTTTAAATTCAATGTGCTTGCTTCATTCACCACGCTGCCATGGTATGCCAATCCCAGCTGGTTTAATCAAAGCGCGCAAACATACATCCAGCTAAAAGAAAACGCCAGCCTCACAACAATAAGCGAAAAGCTTAATCCTTTTCTGTATAATCAGATTGGAGAGCAGTTGAGGCAGTTCATGGGCATAACCCTGGAAGAGTTTGCTGAGTCGGGGCAAAGCTACGGCTATGATTTACAATCTATTCGTGATATTCATCTGCGCTCAAAACTTGATGGTGAGTACGAAGCAAATGGAAGCATCACATATGTTTACCTGTTTGCGCTCATTGCACTTTTTATTTTATTGATTGCTTGTATCAACTTCATGAACTTATCCACGGCCCGTTCAGCAAACAGGGCAAAGGAAGTTGGTGTTCGCAAGGTATTGGGCTCCAACCGCAGCCATCTGATCAGGCAATTTCTCATGGAAGCCTTTTTGTATTGTACCCTGGCCATGATCATTGCCATGTTGCTGATAGAAATCAGTCTTCCGTTTTTTAATCAGATTGCCCAGAAACAACTTTCTCTTAACATTCAGCATGAGTGTTACATAATACTGATTATTCCCGGTTTTATTGTAATAACAAGTTTGCTCGCCGGCAGCTACCCGGCATTCTATCTTTCAGCCTTTCATCCTCTGCAGGTTATCAAGGGGCAATTGGTAAAAGGCATGACCAAAAGCCGGTTCCGGAGCCTGCTTGTATTGTTTCAGTACAGCGTTTCGATTGTTTTACTTATTGCTACATTTATTATTTTCAAGCAGTTGCAGTTTATTCAAAATAAGAACATGGGCTACGAAAAGGAGAATGTTATAGTAGTAAAACGTGTAAATGGTTTAGGACAAGGGATGCCGGTTTTTAAAAACAATATTTTGCAAAATCCAGATATAAAAAATGCAAGCTATTCCATTGATTTACCAGGCGATGATTTTAGCTCAAACAGTATGGGTGTAACCGGCCGTCCGCTGGATGAAGTAAACATTGTAATGATAATGTATGCTGATTATGATTTCATTGAAACTCTTGGGATGCATATGGAGGAAGGGTACTGGTTCAGGCGTGGCTACTCAAGTGATTCTGCAGCAGTAGTAATTAATAAAACTGCCATGCGCAGGTTGGGGATCAATGACTTTGAGAAGGATAGGCTCATACGGCATGCAACCCCCCCTGATGAGCACTCTGTTGACCGTATCATCGGGGTGGTTGAAGATTTTCATTTTGAATCTTTGCATCGCGCAATCCGGCCTATGGCGCTCTACCTGCTTCCTGAAGGAAACTGGGCCAATCGGCTGTCAGTCAGAGTTCAGCAGAACCGTGTCCAGGAAACTATTCTTTATCTTGAAGAGCAATGGATTGCTATGGAATCAGGGCAACCGTTTGAATATAGTTTGTTGGATAGCTCACTTGAGAAGTTTTATAAAAATGATGAGCAAACAAGAATCATTTATACAATATTCAGTATCCTTGCTTTACTTGTTGCTTCGCTGGGGTTGCTCGGCCTGGCGGCTTTCACCACTGAGAACCGGACAAAGGAAATTGGAATTCGTAAAGCGCACGGTGCTTCAGTTGGCAGCATTGTAATGATGCTATCGAAGGAGTTTACCCGCTGGGTATTGCTGGCGAATATTATTGCATGGCCTGTGGCTTATCTGCTAATGGATAACTGGCTGAACAATTTTGCTTTCCGGATTGCCATTCCGTGGTGGAGTTTCATTATGGCAGGTTTGCTTGCATTGCTTATCGCTATCATCACCGTGAGCTCCATTGCATTCAAAGCCGCCAATGCCAACCCTGTGGAGGCGTTGAAGTATGAGTAA